The Spinacia oleracea cultivar Varoflay chromosome 2, BTI_SOV_V1, whole genome shotgun sequence DNA segment gtatttccttatttcagttaattggttttggacctaatatgtaataagattatttatgaacctaaaagttagttttatgttttccgctgcaaaattctgaataagccgtacgttttcacacgggcgataatactttgataattccctacagttatatttaaaaagggttattttagaaaatgggaattgtcggggtgttacatcagagaaaggtcgtcattgacacttgtgcatggtcctctgatcaaagacaaagtagtggcaaaaatcgagccgtaaaagactagctcaaaaccacgaaagcagaaggtcgcaagacaatggtccgtctgaacacgttgtcagcccacgttcaggctacaactaaattcgagcatccctcgaaagaattctctcttgcaagaacaaataaaaagaaattctcaaaagaaatcacaaagaaccaaagaaataggaacttgcccatcttcagttggcaagatcgcgtcacaaaccacgcgagtccccaaatcgaaaaaacaaattcagggatgtccacccttaccggacagggctcgcccaccttcagcgggcggggtctgcgtcactagccgcgcaggtcctcagttttccaaaaatgaagtcttcaaaaacaaaatgaaacaggctcgccatcttcagccggcggggtctacggcgcaaaccacgtaggtccttattttcaaaaaataaacacaaaacaaatttcaaaatagattcgtccacttctatcggacggggtgtccacccttagcggacaggttcgccatctttagccggcggggtctacgtcacaagccgcataggtccttattttcaaatattcaaaaacaagattcgtccactttttcggacggggcgtccacccttagcggacaggctcgccatctttagccggcggggtctacgtcacaagtcgcgtaggtccttagtcgctacagcgataactttttctggttttctcttttccaaaaaattaaaaggattggttttccgttttttccaaaaaagagcgatgtgctagattttccttcgttttacgtcccataaaaacaagggggttttctcgtttaaatagccttgaaaatgagaatctttaaaaacatttttacctcgtgataaggcttggccaggcccaattacactttatagctttgatttcgaagacatctgtagctactcccaatgacaaagtgagggagtttctacgcacctttagatccttccaatgacaaagtgaggaagtttctatactatcagttgacaaatcccaatgacacgcgagggatatgtcgacacttcaaagtgatgacccttaagtcaaatgttatcactcgggggctcgtgagaccctcgcaaaacaggtcacatacaccatggcttgtgtgacgcactccgtctagtactttgaccatcgtcttactccaagactcagtcaaagtgggggctaactgtagacacctacttttgtccccattcccgaaagggaaaggttcgatgatgagaacataaatctccacttgacaacgcatctcctataaaataacgaatctcaattccccttttcatttcacccgaaacctgctatttatggaaacctgctaaaaatagtaactaccgtaaagggtagcttctaaaagtggcaagtcataaaagatagaaacctgtcagaattaggtgttgcactccaacataaatcctaaatgagatagaaaactgtgagaatcctattcctaatatgatttggaaataagagttacgtattaattaaaatcctaacgagcctagagctCGTAACGGgctcagacgcattccgtcatgaaattgatacgcactaaaagactcgattaagtctcaaacactacgaatttcaggaatccgaatctgactaagaaaacaagcccagaccctattttcaacgcctggctctgggcgccgaaatcttcggcgcccaggcctgggcgctgaaaatacctgggtacactagtagaaaaacattaATTTGCTGCCATGACTTAGCTGCGTTAATCAATTAACGCCTCTAACTAAATGAGAAATTCGAggaattagttaaaaaaataaCACTTTGCGGCGTTATCTTCGATTATGACGCAgcgaattattaaaaaaaaaaatctggcgGCGTCTATCCTTTAACGCCGCAAATTCGGagcttctttctttctttctttctttcttttggcTTGTCTTCACTTCACAAAAACACCAGCACCTTCTTCTTCCTTCGTACGATTGACTGACTCTGACCTACTTTCTTCACCATCGAATTTCGCCGGGAAACTTAAGCTCCGCCACCGCCGTGGTCATTCGAACTCATCTCTGCCGCCGCCGTTCTCACTTGGGGTACATTATGCTTCCACTGGCTCCTCCTCATCCTTGCCTTTTTTTTGTTCAATTGCTCTATTCCCCCTCATTTCAGTCTCTCAATTTACATGAATTGTGTTTGAATTATCTAATTATTGCTCTCTTGCTCTGtcctctcctctcttctctcCCGCTGAAACTGTAAATTAATTAACCCTAATTTTCAATGTCGAATTTTGGCTTAAAAGAACCTTAAAAATGCTTTAAATTTATCTCTGATTGTATCCTACAAATTTGGTGTTGGTTCAGGCTCGAGACTAAGAAACCTGAAATTTTTGTTCATGGGTTTTGCTTAGGTTTTAAACTAAATTTAAGATTTCACTGTAATTCGTTCCTTGGTGTAACACGTTGTATTTGGGTTTGTAGATTCAAGATTTGCTTGTCAACTTTTTGAACATTGTGGTGAGTTTTGACACTGATTTTGGTGGAATTCGGGTTGTTTATCGCTCTGGCGTTGGTGAGGCTCGTGGTGTCGAGCTTCGTAATGTTATGGAAGCCATGGATGTAAGTTTCTGTTTGTTCAATGCAGTGAGATGTTGTTATGTGCTATTTAATTCTTTATTCTTAACTAACTGAGTGTATGAATGTATGATGATATTCATTAGCAAACTCGCTAAATTTAGTGTATGATTTGAGTATTCCATGGCTAACTTGAGGATTCATTTAGCTGCCATTTCCTAGAATTTATAGTTTTCAATTGTCATTTTCCCAGGTGCTAGGAATACTTGATTATGGGCTTGCAAGGACCGCTGACTTATTCATCAAGCATGTCATTGCTCCTGCAGTGAAATTTAACTCCCCTGTTTCGTTTCTGGAAGAATCTAGTGGTAGCTTGGTCGAGAGCAGTGACAAAATCTTGAAGATAGTCTCAAGTCTAGAGCCGAAGGTAACATCAATGATATAAATACTCGTATAATAAATTTGGTCCCTTTTCACTCAAGAAATTGTATGTATATTGAGTGCCAAAGCAGACAAGCAAGATATAAGAAATCAGGAAGAGCATTAAAGAATTTGGTGATTGGTAAATTTTAATTAGTCAGTAACACACTAAAACATTAGACTACGTTATTCAAGGAAAAGAACGCAGCATGCTATAGCCTGTTAGATTAACCCCTTTTTTTGATGTAGACAGATGACATTGATAGCGATGCTCTATTCTCAAGAATGACGATAGTTGTTAAGTTTATCCACCAGTATATATGTCTTGAAAATGGTCCTTGGATGCGTTGTTTCGGAAGGTTGCGTGGCCAAGAATGTCTGAGCTTATTATTTCTAACTTCCTCTCAAAGGTAAACACTTCAGCTTTGTCATCCATGTTTCGTTTATGCTCAACTTCACTGCATGCATCATGTAAATACTTTTTTCCATGTATGTTGATAGCTGGTTGGTGTGGGacgtggggggggggggggggggggctgaTGTTCACCTGATACCCTATCTCTAGGTTTGATTGCTTAAGATCTTCAACGCGAATTCATAGTTTTCGTTGGtcttttgtttttatttctttAAGTGTAGTCTGACCTCTCTTTGCAGTGTTGAATCTTTTGTATTCTGTATTCTCAGGTTGTCCCTGATGATGCTTCAAAGTTAGTTGATTTTCAGAAGATCATGAACTCTTCTTCTGAATTTGAGATTGTTTTACAGGAGAttatgttcatttccaaatctGATAAGAATGATGAAAGATTAAGCAACTTTGCTGATAACGTGGAGGTACACTTTGCTGTgaggaaaaagagagaaatgCTGGCAAATGCTAGACAGTTGATTCTACGATGTGACTTTACTGTTCCAGAAGTCAACTCTCATTCAACCTGTCTTATATCTTTGTGCTCATCTGCTGGAATTACGTACTAACAATTAGCTCTCAGGAGTTTAGCAGCAAAGGACCTAAGTTCGGAAATAACAGATACACTGATTGTGCTGTCAATTTGCTATTTTCGTCAGAGAAGTGTATAGTGTCCCTTGCTGCTTGTCAGTTGATGAAGTTGGTGCATCAAACACTTCAAGTAAGATAGTTATTTCTGGCTATTATTCTGACTTGTTCACTTGTTTATATTAATCATTATTTATAATCACACTAAGCTTTCATTTTGACAAATTATGGTGGAATTGTACCTAACAGTGGTTTTTGTGATGTTAAGGTATCACAACTAGTATGTTTTCTCAATGTGATACATGGATCATTCTGATTAGCGGATAAACCCCATGAAATTTTAAACTTGACATGTTTAAGAGTTACTTCACATGAACATTTTGCTTCACCATTTTATCACAGTTATACCTACTATCCTGAGTCCCTGACTCTGGGCAGGATTGATATCTTGCTGATTGCATGTTATAAGACGGCATATATGACTTCTTGATAATTCTTGTGTGTAGGATGTTTGTTTGTCATCCCCAAGAGTGGCGTTGGAATTCTATCATGCTGCAAGGGATGTTCTGTTGCTGTATGAAGCTACCATTCCAATCAAGGTATTCATGTCGTGGAGTTTTTAAATCATTGATGTGAGAACTTCTGCATCACTAATGACCATTACATGCCTACAAGTATGCTCACTTTTAGGAAGCAATGCTTTTTTCTTGAAGTATGCTCACTTTTAGGAAGCTTCATTTGCAAATACTGTTATTAGGATTAGGTTATGGTTCTTGGCTTCCTATTGGAGTATGCTCACTATTCATGTCAtctttttattctattttgagatCTCTGCCTGTGTAGTTTGCATACTAATTGTTGAGCTCCTTGTCACTATTTAgtcataaaaattaatgacCCTTTCTTTCCCTTTTGTTTACAGAGCTATGGGGGGTTTTTGTGCTGTTACATATCTAAGTTTTGCCCACAAGGGTTAAAGCAAGTCCTTGTAACAGGCGGAATTCCATCAATTAAGGATGGATGTAATGCAGATGCCGTATATCATGCATGCTTTGAAAAGATTGTGCGACAAAATGAGAAATATTATGCGACAAAATTATATACCGTAATTCTTTAGTCTTCCcaatttcttcttttctttgttCGTTCCCTTAATTCCTCTGTTTTACACAGGCTTGAGAGAGCCTGGGATCTGTAGTGCAGCAGCTACCCCCAACTAAGCCCCCTGTGAGAATGACATATGTCAGACGTAAGAGGAAGGATAAATCAGGAATTACAACTTAATGGTGTCAGCATTCTGTTAGAAAATACCGTGAGCAGCAAGTTGGTGATTGTCACGCATGAGAGAGGAGTTGTCAGAGCTAGCACTATAAATAAGGCAGGAGCCGTAAAAGAATGTTATGTGATATATTCTGTCTTTTTCTTGTCCTTCTACCTCAGTTGTATGCACCATTGGTGATTTAATAGCTTCAAATACAACTATTTCTATCCTAGCCTTAATATTATTACCTTTGTTTCTGGGTACAGATTTGCATCCACTAATTCCATAACAAACTTGGAGTTGGTGGAAAAACCTGACTCCTTGGTAGGAGTTCGACCTGCTGTTTCTGGAGATGGAACTGCGTTAGAAGTACTCATTAAGTGGGATAACCTGCCAGATTATGAGGCAACTTGGGAAGATTTCCTTGCCGTCCAGACCAGATTTCCGGCTTTTcaccttgaggacaaggtgACTCTATTATTTACTTGGTATGACAATTATTTGCTTGAAACTTTGATGGATGGCAGTTTGATAATTGGGGGGGTTTCAACACGAACCCACTATATGCGATACTTTGGTATCTTTGGCAATTAAATAATATCCTTGTTTTGTTTACCTTAATATTGATCTATGATCATGTCCTATTTCCCTATATGATATTTAATATTCTAGACCAATCAAATAAgctttaaatttattttgttgacAGTGGACAAGGGAGACAAAGTTCCCACATGCTGTATGGAAGGCTGGTCATGGTCTAATTGCTCTTCTTTTGTGAAACTTTGATGTTGTTAATAATATATGGCTTGAGCCCTTTCCTGGGAGGTTAGTTATTTTGTAACCTTATTTTCTTTTGCTGATATATTTTCCACTTTTTACGGGAAAGCTTGCGAAGTTGCAATttttaaagaatatgatttaacAATGACGATAGTTAGAACTCAGACACAGTTGTCTCTTTGAATGAAAACTCATCTATAGCTTGTGAGTTGCTATcggtctaagtaacctaatattaagtatattaaacatttaaagagtttagaataccaatctaagttcacgggttagagttgggagcaaaaacgactataatagtcaaaatatgacctataatgatcaataaagccttacacgcgcataacttaaccaaagtagatgagaatgagtctaagtaacctaatactaagtatattaaacatttaaagggtttagaataccaatctaagtccaCGGGtcagagttgggagcaaaaacgactataatagtcaaaatatgacctataatgatcaataaagccttaaacgcacgtaagttgaccaaagtagatgagaatgagtctaagtaacctaataatatattaaacatttaaagggtttagaataccaatctaagttcacgggttagagttgggagcaaaaacgactataatagtcaaaatatgacctacaatgatcaataaagccttaaacgcgtataacttgaccaaagtagatgagaatgagtctaactaacctaatactaagtatattaaacatttaaagggtttagaataccaatctaagttcacgggttagagttgggagcaaaaacgactataacattcaaaatatgacctaaagccttaaacgcgcataaaaCAACTTTTTAGATCATCTAACCGAACATAACTAAttttatgatatatatatattattttgttaggTTTGCATTTCAATGAGTGGAGATCCTTTCACCGATgagcaaattgatgaaatacGAGACAAATGGGCATCATACTTCACCGAACATTGTGTGTAATTAACGCTTCATTGATCTCTTCTTGTGGATGTTTCGTGCTACTAAAATCATATATAATtgccttattatatttttggtgcaATTTTGTAACGTACGAAGTGTAAAAGATATAGTTATTATAGATTTGAAACTATTTAggtggtttatttttttaaacatATATATGATGGTTAACTTATATGTAAAAATCAATGTTTCGGAAAGTTATTGGTGGTTGATGACACTTTTGAACGTTGTATAAATGTGGCGTGAGTACAGGTCTACATTTTTGGGATTGTTGAGTATAcgaaatatatattatttattaaaaaaatatattatttattcgcGGCGTATAAACTTCTGCCATTTTACCAAAGTTTGAGGCGTTCAGGTAGAAACGCCgcaattcaattcaaatattTTGAGGCGTTTTTCCCTAATTACGCCGCAAATGAATGATTGatttgaggcgttttttaacgccgcaaatcaatacaattcatttgctgccactctatttgctgctacgcctaaaacgccgcaaatcaatataaaagtgacgcctcaaatcaatatttttctactagtggtacgtgttttttcctaattctttgtggattagaactctgcaattctatatttccacgaactcttccctataaatacagccccaaatttgacgtgaaacacacaacacacaattcatattctgagtattgactccaacccctagcctaagcctcacgctgcgaaattattcacgcgttctgtcgcaatcgatccataaatcgaacagaacgtatcctgtcccacaattgagattcgttaaataaaaaggagaaatagcaaagtcaaagtggttagttttctgagaaccgtgacgcacctctcaagggtgcgtcgtaatgtgtcccttttcgatgatttaatcgctttcctcgccctttttatgaactgttaaactaactaaacctgattgttctatcacgcctaacaaatataatatttttgggaaattggattatcatgctaggtcccttaatactatttaaatcagataatcatgatcgatctagtattatatgttgcatattgctaaaatcaactcagattagtttaatagttaacgcatgtcccttcaattatttatgctgagctagtaaggatatcctgcctctagagttatcaacgagcaaagtactcctctcggtagttacagtcccccgaaccctcaatctctaccttgcgggtgtatgttgatagatccccacaccagggatcacaagggaacctacggccgtcgtggtcaaacataattgcactccctttatgtcacgataaccgggttttgtcagtttttctcattgttgttaaaaactgaatggcgactcctatattactagtcaattgggtgtaaactcacaggaaatccaattacacttgattgaataaaaagaatcgtcacacccacgagggacgaggtcacgcattagcctcgtgctttttcgaccccctcacagcctgctgttgttaaaagaaatgtaagctctcgcggagatcgtctccggaacaatgtatgggttaggaaggctcagccgcctgtagaaacagtgactagtctagttgatgataataatccttctcccaccattgtctgtgcccttgaggctgagcgggctataactgagaatgtttctgaagccttggcatctttggacgttagtgtccaggagccgcgcggttcttatggagattgatattggggtagcgcagaagactgtgggggtggatcctgcgaacattgccctctacaagactttatttgatgatccggaagaactagagtagtgtagttctgtgagggggtcgaaaaagcgcgaggctaatgcgtgaccttgtccctcgtgggtgtgacgattctttttattcaatcaagtgtaattggatttcctgtgagtatacacccaattgactagtaatataggagtcgccattcagtttttaacgacaatgagaaaaactgacaaaacccggttatcgtgacataaagggagtgcaattatgtttgaccacgacggccgtaggttcccttgtgatccctggtgtggggatctctcaatatacacccgcaaggtagagattgagggttcgggggactgtaactaccgagaggagtaattcgctcgtcgataactccagaggcaggatatccttactagctcagcataaataattgaagggacatgcgttaactattaaactaatctgaattgattttaacaatatgcaacatataatactaattcgatcgtgattatctgatttaaataatattaagggacctagcatgataatccgatttcccaaaaatattatatttgttaggcgtgatagaacaatcagattaggttagtttaacagttcataaaaagggcgaggaaagcagttaaatcatcgaaaagggacacattacgacgcaccgttgagaggtgcgtcacggttctcagaaaactaaccactttgactttgctatttctcctttttatttaacgaatctcaattatgggacaggatacgttctgttcgatttat contains these protein-coding regions:
- the LOC110778213 gene encoding centromere/kinetochore protein zw10 homolog, with the protein product MEAMDVLGILDYGLARTADLFIKHVIAPAVKFNSPVSFLEESSGSLVESSDKILKIVSSLEPKTDDIDSDALFSRMTIVVKFIHQYICLENGPWMRCFGRLRGQECLSLLFLTSSQRRLCSFPNLIRMMKD